A DNA window from Onthophagus taurus isolate NC chromosome 1, IU_Otau_3.0, whole genome shotgun sequence contains the following coding sequences:
- the LOC111416385 gene encoding cuticle protein 16.5-like has protein sequence MFKLVVLSALLAFASASHIHGSVAYAAAPVAYAAPVAVPSAVSYQARTDVVNKPIVATTYAAAPVVAAYSAPVVKTIAPAYAVPSAVSYQSRTDVINKPVVSTTTYAAAAPIVEAPVVKTVAPVVKIIAPAVAVPSAVSYQTRTDVINKPVVSTTTYTAAAPVVAAAPVVKTVAPVAEVVAPAVAVPSAVSYQSRTDIVNKPVVSTTTYAAATPVVAAPVLKTAVPVVSAYAAPAVVSSYAAPAVYSSYAAPANIVTGYHAAPAVAYAAEHAW, from the coding sequence ATGTTCAAGTTGGTGGTGTTGTCCGCTCTTTTGGCTTTTGCCTCTGCCAGCCATATTCACGGTTCAGTAGCTTACGCTGCTGCTCCAGTTGCTTATGCTGCCCCGGTTGCCGTTCCGTCAGCTGTTAGTTACCAAGCAAGAACCGATGTTGTCAATAAACCAATCGTCGCTACAACTTATGCTGCTGCTCCAGTTGTTGCTGCCTACAGTGCGCCTGTCGTCAAAACTATTGCACCCGCTTATGCTGTACCATCCGCTGTTAGTTATCAATCTAGGACTGACGTTATCAACAAACCAGTAGTATCTACCACAACTTACGCAGCCGCTGCTCCAATTGTCGAAGCTCCAGTTGTTAAAACCGTCGCACCAGTAGTCAAAATTATTGCTCCAGCTGTTGCTGTTCCATCAGCAGTAAGCTATCAAACCAGAACAGATGTAATTAACAAACCAGTAGTTTCCACAACTACTTACACTGCTGCTGCTCCAGTTGTTGCTGCTGCCCCTGTCGTCAAAACTGTAGCCCCCGTAGCTGAAGTTGTAGCACCAGCTGTAGCTGTTCCATCTGCCGTTAGCTATCAATCCAGAACTGACATCGTCAACAAACCAGTAGTTTCTACAACTACTTATGCTGCTGCTACCCCAGTAGTAGCCGCTCCAGTTCTTAAAACGGCTGTTCCTGTGGTTTCGGCTTACGCTGCTCCAGCTGTTGTTTCCAGTTATGCTGCCCCAGCTGTTTACTCTAGCTACGCCGCTCCAGCAAACATTGTGACCGGTTATCATGCAGCCCCAGCAGTTGCTTATGCCGCTGAACATGCTTGGTAA